A genome region from Mesorhizobium sp. B2-1-8 includes the following:
- the leuA gene encoding 2-isopropylmalate synthase translates to MNAREEIRHDAAVAGKEMEPIRGMPDAARKYQPYPTVGLTDRTWPSKVIDKAPIWCSVDLRDGNQALIDPMGHERKARMFGLLLDMGFKEIEIGFPSASQTDFDFARWCIEEGNVAADVSLQVLVQCRPELISRTFEALKGATNPIVHFYNSTSELQRRVVFEKDVGGIKRIATDAAKMITDMAAKAGGGYRFEYSPESFTGTELEVALEICNAVTEIVRPTPDNRLIINLPSTVEMSTPNIYADRIEWMCRNLDNRENLIISLHPHNDRGTGIATTELGLMAGADRVEGTLFGNGERTGNVDIVTLALNMYTQGVDPGIDCSDINRMKDVYEYSNQLKIPERHPYVGELVYTAFSGSHQDAINKGMKALKKANTPHWEVPYLPIDPADVGRSYEAIIRINSQSGKGGIAYVLQADYGLNLPRNLQIEFSQAIQAITDAEGKEVPAKRIHDRFLETYVDQPGARLKFLDHHTYPDTEVKGRRVVEAVILDNGKEMTISGTGTGPIDGFVDALSRHVGVEMSVLDYSEHSMQRGSNASAISYVEMEYPGGKLFGAGINTNIVAASLEAVTSAANRIVGHKAR, encoded by the coding sequence ATGAACGCACGAGAAGAAATCCGCCATGATGCCGCGGTAGCCGGCAAGGAAATGGAACCAATCCGGGGCATGCCGGACGCGGCCCGAAAATATCAGCCCTACCCTACCGTCGGCCTCACCGACCGGACCTGGCCCTCGAAGGTCATCGACAAGGCGCCCATCTGGTGCTCGGTCGACCTGCGCGACGGCAACCAGGCGCTGATCGATCCGATGGGCCACGAGCGCAAGGCGCGCATGTTCGGCCTGCTGCTCGACATGGGCTTCAAGGAGATCGAGATCGGCTTCCCGTCGGCTTCGCAGACCGACTTCGATTTCGCCCGCTGGTGCATCGAGGAAGGCAATGTGGCGGCCGACGTGTCGTTGCAGGTGCTGGTGCAGTGCCGACCCGAACTGATCAGCCGCACCTTCGAGGCCCTGAAGGGCGCCACCAACCCGATCGTGCATTTCTACAACTCGACCAGCGAATTGCAGCGCCGCGTCGTCTTCGAGAAGGATGTCGGCGGCATCAAGCGCATCGCCACCGACGCCGCCAAGATGATCACCGACATGGCGGCCAAGGCCGGCGGCGGCTATCGCTTCGAATATTCGCCGGAGAGCTTCACCGGCACCGAACTCGAGGTCGCGCTGGAGATTTGCAACGCCGTCACCGAGATCGTCAGGCCGACCCCTGACAACAGGCTGATCATCAACCTGCCGTCGACGGTCGAGATGTCGACGCCCAACATCTATGCCGACCGCATCGAATGGATGTGCCGCAACCTCGACAACCGCGAAAACCTGATCATCTCGCTGCATCCACACAATGATCGCGGCACCGGCATCGCCACCACCGAACTCGGCCTGATGGCCGGGGCCGACCGCGTCGAAGGCACGCTGTTCGGCAATGGCGAGCGCACCGGCAATGTCGACATCGTCACGCTGGCGCTCAACATGTACACGCAAGGCGTCGATCCGGGCATCGACTGCTCCGACATCAACCGGATGAAGGACGTCTACGAATATTCGAACCAACTGAAGATTCCCGAGCGCCATCCCTATGTCGGCGAACTCGTCTACACCGCCTTTTCCGGCTCGCACCAGGACGCCATCAACAAGGGCATGAAGGCCTTGAAGAAGGCCAACACGCCGCACTGGGAAGTGCCCTACCTGCCGATCGATCCCGCCGATGTCGGCCGCAGCTACGAGGCCATCATCCGCATCAACTCGCAATCGGGCAAGGGCGGCATCGCCTATGTGCTGCAGGCCGATTACGGCCTCAATCTGCCGCGCAACCTGCAGATCGAGTTCAGCCAGGCGATCCAGGCGATCACCGACGCCGAAGGCAAGGAAGTACCGGCAAAACGTATTCATGACCGCTTCCTCGAAACCTATGTCGACCAGCCGGGCGCCCGGCTGAAGTTCCTCGACCATCACACCTATCCCGACACCGAGGTGAAGGGCCGGCGCGTGGTCGAGGCGGTCATCCTCGACAATGGCAAGGAAATGACGATCTCCGGCACCGGCACCGGCCCGATCGACGGCTTCGTCGACGCGCTGTCGCGCCATGTCGGCGTCGAGATGTCGGTGCTCGATTATTCCGAGCATTCGATGCAGCGCGGTTCGAATGCGTCGGCCATCTCCTATGTCGAGATGGAGTATCCCGGCGGCAAGCTGTTCGGCGCCGGCATCAACACCAACATCGTCGCTGCCTCGCTGGAAGCGGTGACGTCAGCGGCCAACCGTATCGTCGGTCACAAGGCGCGATAA
- a CDS encoding ATP-grasp domain-containing protein: MNFVFFSPHFPANGADFCDRLKKAGATVLGIGDVPFDALDGKLKASLSEYYRIADMEDYDAVLRAIGHFIHKWGRIDRFESLNEHWLELEANIRTDFNIYGTKLDFVKNLKRKSRMRAFFRKSGVETIAQRKCSDRAGAMTFIRRVGYPVVVKPDSGSGASNTFKISNAKELDQFFRDKPEDVTFVMEQFIEGLVVTYDGLVNRDGEVVLAASHRYDQSVMDVVNKDRHMSYTCFPRIRPVVEEAGRKILKAFDVRERFFHIELFETRDDRIIALEVNMRPPGAWMTDAINYTFDIDVYAAWADMVVKDAAGGPYEGKYFTAYASRKRHLDYLHSHADVLAAHGDKIVHHQPIEEVFSRAMGNYAYQMRSKDQAELREAVAYIHAEKA; the protein is encoded by the coding sequence ATGAATTTCGTGTTCTTCTCGCCGCATTTTCCCGCCAATGGCGCCGATTTCTGCGACCGGCTGAAGAAGGCCGGCGCGACCGTGCTCGGAATTGGCGATGTGCCGTTCGATGCGCTCGATGGCAAGCTGAAGGCATCCCTTTCCGAATACTACCGTATCGCCGACATGGAGGACTATGACGCAGTGCTCCGGGCGATCGGCCATTTCATCCACAAATGGGGCCGCATCGACCGGTTCGAATCGCTCAACGAGCACTGGCTGGAACTGGAAGCCAACATTCGCACCGACTTCAACATCTACGGCACCAAGCTCGATTTCGTGAAGAACCTGAAGCGCAAGAGCCGCATGCGCGCCTTCTTCCGCAAGAGCGGCGTCGAGACCATCGCGCAGCGCAAATGCTCCGACCGGGCCGGCGCCATGACCTTCATCCGCCGCGTCGGCTATCCCGTCGTGGTCAAACCGGATTCAGGCTCCGGCGCTTCGAACACGTTCAAGATCTCCAATGCGAAAGAGCTCGACCAGTTCTTCCGGGACAAGCCGGAGGACGTGACCTTCGTCATGGAGCAGTTCATCGAGGGGCTGGTGGTGACTTATGACGGGCTGGTCAACCGCGACGGCGAGGTGGTGCTGGCGGCCAGCCATCGCTACGATCAGAGCGTCATGGACGTGGTCAACAAGGACCGCCACATGAGCTATACCTGCTTTCCTCGGATCAGGCCTGTCGTCGAGGAGGCCGGCCGTAAGATCCTGAAGGCGTTCGACGTGCGCGAGCGCTTTTTCCACATCGAGCTGTTCGAGACCAGGGACGACCGCATCATCGCGCTGGAGGTCAACATGCGGCCGCCCGGCGCCTGGATGACCGACGCGATCAACTACACGTTCGACATCGATGTCTACGCGGCGTGGGCGGACATGGTGGTCAAGGACGCCGCCGGCGGCCCCTATGAGGGCAAGTATTTCACCGCCTATGCCAGCCGCAAGCGCCATCTCGACTATTTGCACAGCCATGCGGACGTGCTAGCCGCGCACGGCGACAAGATCGTCCATCATCAGCCAATAGAAGAGGTTTTCAGCCGCGCCATGGGGAATTACGCCTACCAGATGCGCTCGAAGGATCAGGCGGAGCTGCGCGAGGCGGTGGCCTATATCCACGCGGAAAAGGCTTGA
- a CDS encoding alpha/beta fold hydrolase: MISSLHATERGAGSKTIVLLHGFGGCHDSWHEVVPSLSPAARTLAYDLPGHGLSLDFPGAGPAKVAAKAVLADLTARSVRRVHLVGHSMGGAVATLMALAEPERVASLTLLAPGGFGAEINGPLLRRFAAARDPSDIRACLVAMSGPLTRPIDHTVDALGDMRRRPGQVEKLIEIAAAMTSDDRQGVIPRDRLDTLTMPVMVVWGSDDSVLPFTHTDNLPARFHVHHVLGAGHMLIEEAPDLVATIIRRNMNRRARPLRPKLAATG, translated from the coding sequence ATGATTTCATCGCTTCATGCCACCGAACGAGGTGCCGGTTCGAAGACCATCGTTCTGCTGCATGGTTTCGGCGGCTGCCATGACAGTTGGCACGAAGTGGTCCCGTCGCTGTCGCCTGCCGCGCGCACACTCGCTTATGATTTGCCCGGACACGGGCTGTCGCTCGATTTCCCCGGCGCCGGCCCGGCCAAGGTGGCGGCGAAGGCCGTCCTCGCCGATCTCACCGCACGATCGGTAAGGCGCGTTCATCTGGTGGGCCACTCGATGGGCGGCGCGGTGGCGACGCTGATGGCGCTGGCCGAGCCCGAGAGGGTGGCATCGCTGACACTTTTGGCGCCTGGCGGCTTCGGCGCCGAGATCAACGGCCCGCTGTTGCGCCGCTTTGCCGCCGCGAGGGACCCATCCGACATCCGGGCGTGCCTCGTCGCGATGTCGGGGCCACTGACGCGGCCCATCGATCACACCGTGGACGCCCTTGGGGACATGCGCAGGCGACCCGGCCAGGTGGAGAAACTCATCGAGATTGCTGCCGCCATGACCAGCGACGACCGGCAGGGCGTCATCCCGCGCGACCGGTTGGACACACTGACCATGCCGGTGATGGTGGTATGGGGCAGCGACGACTCCGTGCTGCCCTTTACCCACACGGATAATCTGCCCGCGCGATTTCATGTGCACCACGTGCTGGGGGCTGGCCATATGCTGATCGAGGAGGCGCCCGATCTGGTCGCCACGATCATCCGTCGCAACATGAACCGCCGCGCCAGGCCCTTGCGCCCGAAACTCGCCGCGACCGGCTGA
- a CDS encoding AbrB family transcriptional regulator: protein MDSEAEQPYPDQPAIERMERLSKPWQWLILLVISTLFAGALELAALPAALLIGPMLAAIIAGTNGATVRVPRLLFGSAQAVVGCLVAASISADIFPVFYKEWPLFLGVVIATVAASSLLGWLISRWRILPGTTAVWGSSPGAATAMVLMAGAFGADQRLVAFMQYLRVIFVSMTAALVAKMWVDTSGIEVPPIDWFPAIDPQPFAATIGMAIVGGLAGRLCRLPSPFFLGSFIFGTVIHLGLGVPMQLPQWLLAISYAMVGWSIGLNFTRPILRHAARALPQIIASIVALIAFCGGLAFLLSHLAGVDPLTAYLATSPGGMDSVAIIAAAARNVDISFVMALQSARFLIVLLVGPSIARLVARSIRE, encoded by the coding sequence ATGGATTCCGAGGCAGAGCAGCCATATCCCGACCAGCCCGCCATCGAGCGCATGGAGCGGCTGAGCAAGCCATGGCAATGGTTGATCCTGCTGGTCATCTCCACCCTGTTTGCCGGTGCGCTGGAACTCGCGGCCCTGCCGGCGGCACTGCTGATCGGACCAATGCTGGCAGCCATCATCGCCGGCACCAATGGCGCCACTGTGCGGGTGCCGCGCCTTCTGTTCGGCTCCGCCCAGGCTGTCGTCGGCTGCCTCGTCGCGGCTTCGATCTCGGCCGATATCTTTCCGGTCTTCTACAAGGAATGGCCGCTGTTCCTCGGCGTGGTGATCGCCACCGTCGCGGCCTCGAGCCTGCTTGGCTGGCTGATCAGCCGCTGGCGCATCCTGCCCGGCACTACCGCCGTCTGGGGCTCTTCGCCGGGGGCCGCTACTGCCATGGTGCTGATGGCCGGCGCCTTTGGCGCCGACCAGCGCCTTGTCGCCTTCATGCAGTATCTGCGCGTCATCTTCGTTTCGATGACGGCGGCCCTCGTTGCCAAGATGTGGGTCGACACCTCGGGCATTGAGGTCCCGCCCATCGACTGGTTCCCGGCGATCGATCCGCAGCCCTTCGCCGCCACCATCGGCATGGCAATCGTCGGCGGCCTGGCGGGTAGGCTTTGCCGGCTGCCCTCGCCTTTCTTCCTTGGCAGCTTCATCTTCGGCACCGTGATCCATCTTGGCCTCGGGGTGCCGATGCAATTGCCGCAATGGCTGCTGGCGATCAGTTACGCTATGGTCGGCTGGTCGATCGGCCTGAACTTCACCAGACCGATCCTGCGCCATGCGGCACGCGCCCTGCCGCAGATCATCGCCTCGATCGTCGCGTTGATCGCCTTTTGCGGCGGCCTTGCCTTCCTCCTCAGCCATCTCGCCGGCGTCGACCCGCTGACCGCCTATCTGGCGACCAGCCCCGGCGGCATGGACAGCGTCGCCATCATCGCCGCCGCCGCGCGGAACGTCGACATCTCCTTCGTCATGGCGCTGCAGTCGGCGCGTTTCCTGATCGTGCTGCTTGTCGGCCCGAGCATCGCGCGGCTGGTGGCCAGAAGCATCAGGGAGTGA
- a CDS encoding MFS transporter has translation MTLKITIGPAERWLVLLSVCLAAMTMPLTFTGPAVALSRIAADLGGSPIALNWVTNAFMLTFAASLMAAGALADNHGRKRIFLVGLALYILASLAAMLAPDIAWFDVFRAAQGLGSALAFAGGASALAQEFEGPLRLRAFSFLGTSFGIGLAFGPIASGLLIAAFGWRSIFVLVVALAVASAILGLRTIRESRDPDATGLDWAGAGTFTVALASLTYGVLQAPQSGWADPLVVTLLGVAFLCFVLFVVVERRVRRPMLDLTLFRFPRFVGVQFLAAAPAYGFVVLLVLLPIRFIGIEGMSEIKAGQLMICLSGPLLVLPLLAGQLARWIAPATICGLGLLVAAAGLVWLSLTPPIAVALIAPLILIGVGIALPWGLMDGLAVSVVPTERAGMAVGIFNTTRVACEGVALAIVMATLSGFTAAQLAARGAAPSSDAAAAAQLLVTGNVGGTAQHLPEAAATVLVEAYEAAFDRLLIVLAAITIVTALVVFLGLRRGSAAEREVVPLPACQEG, from the coding sequence ATGACCTTGAAGATCACCATCGGCCCGGCCGAGAGATGGCTCGTGCTCTTGTCCGTATGCCTTGCCGCCATGACGATGCCCCTGACCTTCACCGGGCCGGCCGTCGCGCTTTCCCGCATCGCGGCCGATCTCGGCGGCAGCCCGATCGCGCTCAATTGGGTGACCAACGCTTTCATGCTGACCTTCGCCGCCAGCCTGATGGCGGCGGGCGCTCTGGCTGACAATCATGGCCGCAAGCGGATCTTCCTCGTCGGTCTCGCCCTCTACATCCTCGCCTCGCTCGCCGCGATGCTGGCGCCCGACATCGCCTGGTTCGACGTCTTCAGGGCCGCGCAAGGGCTGGGCAGTGCCCTGGCCTTCGCCGGCGGCGCCTCCGCACTTGCCCAGGAATTCGAGGGACCATTGCGGCTACGCGCCTTCTCCTTCCTCGGCACCAGTTTCGGCATCGGGCTGGCCTTCGGCCCGATCGCCTCCGGCCTGCTCATCGCCGCATTCGGCTGGCGCTCGATCTTTGTTCTGGTCGTGGCACTCGCGGTTGCCTCGGCAATCCTCGGCCTGCGCACGATCAGGGAATCGCGTGACCCGGATGCGACCGGCCTCGACTGGGCGGGCGCCGGCACGTTCACCGTCGCGCTGGCCTCGCTTACCTATGGCGTGTTGCAGGCGCCGCAGAGCGGCTGGGCCGATCCTCTTGTGGTAACGCTTCTCGGCGTGGCCTTCCTTTGCTTTGTGCTGTTCGTCGTCGTCGAGCGGCGCGTGCGCCGGCCGATGCTCGATCTTACCCTGTTTCGCTTTCCGCGCTTCGTCGGCGTCCAGTTTCTTGCGGCGGCGCCCGCCTATGGCTTCGTCGTCCTGCTCGTGCTTTTGCCGATCCGCTTCATCGGCATCGAGGGGATGAGCGAGATCAAGGCCGGGCAATTGATGATCTGCCTCTCCGGGCCACTGCTGGTCCTGCCCCTGCTCGCCGGCCAATTGGCACGCTGGATTGCCCCGGCCACGATCTGCGGTCTCGGACTGCTCGTCGCGGCAGCCGGTTTGGTCTGGCTGAGCCTGACGCCACCGATCGCCGTCGCTCTGATCGCACCGCTGATCCTGATCGGCGTCGGCATCGCCTTGCCCTGGGGATTGATGGACGGGCTCGCCGTCAGCGTCGTGCCGACGGAGCGCGCCGGCATGGCGGTCGGCATTTTCAACACCACGCGTGTCGCCTGCGAGGGCGTGGCGCTGGCCATCGTCATGGCGACGCTGTCAGGCTTCACCGCAGCGCAGCTCGCCGCTCGAGGTGCTGCGCCTTCCAGCGATGCGGCCGCCGCGGCGCAGTTGCTGGTAACTGGCAATGTCGGTGGAACCGCACAACATTTACCGGAGGCCGCCGCCACCGTTCTGGTCGAGGCCTACGAAGCGGCGTTCGACAGGCTGCTGATCGTGCTGGCGGCTATCACCATCGTCACCGCCCTGGTCGTCTTCCTCGGCCTGCGTCGCGGATCGGCGGCGGAACGTGAGGTCGTCCCGCTGCCGGCCTGCCAGGAAGGGTAG
- a CDS encoding LysR family transcriptional regulator, whose protein sequence is MDRLSGLLAFARTAEFGSFVAAGRALGISASAVGKSVARLEQELGVRLLQRSTRRIGLTEEGKLFNERVRRILDDIDDAEAMLSRTRETPRGRLRVSTPIVTYHLLLPVLSEFMARYPEIELDIDFNDRIVDVIEEGIDVAIRSGELPDSRLVSRPIAPFRMLLCAAPSYLERHGIPRVPADLIRHFGINFRYLNSGRLLDWPFITGSAQPLIRSMLTCNNMEALKGATIAGLGIACMPDFLVREALREDRLRTVLDDHVDGRGQFRMLWPSNRHLSPKVRVFVDFLPERLAAAR, encoded by the coding sequence ATGGATCGCCTCAGCGGCCTTCTGGCCTTCGCCCGCACCGCCGAATTCGGCAGCTTCGTCGCCGCCGGCCGGGCGCTCGGCATCTCCGCTTCGGCGGTCGGCAAAAGTGTCGCGCGGCTCGAACAGGAGCTCGGCGTGCGGCTGCTGCAGCGCTCCACGCGGCGGATCGGCCTGACGGAGGAGGGCAAGCTGTTCAACGAGCGCGTGCGGCGTATCCTCGACGACATCGACGATGCCGAGGCGATGCTGTCGCGGACACGCGAGACGCCGCGTGGGCGGCTGCGCGTCTCGACCCCGATCGTCACCTATCATCTCTTGCTGCCGGTGCTGTCGGAATTCATGGCGCGCTATCCCGAGATCGAGCTCGATATCGATTTCAACGACCGGATCGTCGACGTCATCGAGGAAGGCATCGACGTCGCGATCCGCAGCGGCGAGCTGCCCGATTCACGATTGGTGTCCAGACCCATTGCGCCCTTCCGCATGCTGCTGTGCGCGGCGCCTTCCTATCTCGAACGCCATGGCATACCCCGCGTGCCGGCGGATCTCATCCGGCATTTCGGCATAAACTTCCGCTATCTCAACAGCGGCAGGTTGCTGGACTGGCCCTTCATTACCGGGAGCGCCCAACCGCTGATCCGTTCGATGCTGACCTGCAACAACATGGAAGCCTTGAAAGGCGCCACGATCGCCGGACTCGGCATCGCCTGCATGCCCGATTTCCTGGTGCGGGAGGCACTGCGCGAGGACAGGCTGCGCACCGTACTGGACGATCATGTCGATGGCCGTGGCCAGTTCCGGATGCTGTGGCCCTCCAATCGCCATCTGTCGCCAAAGGTGCGCGTCTTCGTCGATTTCCTGCCCGAACGCCTTGCGGCGGCGCGATAG
- a CDS encoding esterase family protein — translation MDVSYHKGFARNLGRDMEYKRYGHAGRPVVVFPTSQGRFYQFEDSGGVGALAEFIDTGRIQLFTVDGIDSESFFASHVDAAHRIARHEAYFRYVREEALPEFLETAAQANGGRRLKPLFSGCSMGGYHSSNFVFRFPELASGVISLSGVYSARDFFGKALDGDIFYNSPLDYLPGIVDPKLLARLKTLRLIFCCGQGAWEERMLVETRQLEQILRDKSIPAWVDYWGGDVSHDWPWWHKQLAYFFGRWLDDDLMHRLD, via the coding sequence ATGGACGTCTCCTATCACAAGGGTTTCGCCCGCAATCTCGGCCGCGACATGGAGTACAAGCGCTACGGCCATGCCGGCCGGCCTGTCGTGGTGTTCCCGACCTCGCAGGGCAGGTTCTACCAGTTCGAAGATTCCGGCGGGGTGGGGGCGCTGGCCGAGTTCATCGACACCGGCCGCATCCAGCTGTTCACCGTCGACGGCATCGATTCGGAATCCTTCTTCGCCAGCCATGTCGATGCCGCGCACCGTATCGCCCGCCACGAGGCCTATTTCCGCTACGTGCGCGAGGAGGCGCTGCCGGAATTTCTGGAAACCGCCGCGCAAGCCAACGGCGGACGGCGGCTGAAGCCGCTGTTTTCAGGCTGTTCGATGGGCGGCTATCATTCCTCGAACTTCGTCTTCCGTTTTCCCGAACTCGCCAGCGGCGTCATCTCGCTGTCGGGGGTCTATTCGGCACGCGATTTCTTCGGCAAGGCGCTCGACGGCGACATCTTCTACAACTCGCCGCTCGATTATCTGCCAGGGATCGTCGACCCGAAACTGCTGGCGCGGCTGAAGACGCTCAGGCTGATCTTCTGCTGCGGGCAAGGCGCCTGGGAGGAGCGCATGCTGGTCGAGACGCGCCAGCTGGAACAGATCCTGCGCGACAAATCCATTCCGGCCTGGGTCGATTATTGGGGTGGCGACGTCAGCCATGACTGGCCGTGGTGGCACAAGCAACTGGCCTATTTCTTCGGCCGCTGGCTGGATGACGATCTGATGCACAGGCTGGACTAA
- a CDS encoding tetratricopeptide repeat protein, with the protein MQHATPAAPAVRETLERLLASETFGRSERARKLLRYLVEREQAGEADRLKGFSIAMDVFGKDGDFDPSTDAVVRVQAGRLRDLLQQYFANEGVAEPVRIAIPRGGYVPAYELNAIRLPETSQPAIQNGAAAAPSAQRGTAESAIPAATLPAPMVAPAPSVARHLGFFWMAIAVVIAMLGVLILRQGGGALLAGGDLAATLETAGLTDSVASSPASEALPLVYIAVKASGTDASRVAASLRAGLSSFDTIDFIGRNTVDTTDPATNATSFIFDILPGPDTGDITIELQSVATGRVLLSRNLTAADSAPTAVENSIAGILTSALPASGTIYGYLEQSGIQTALTQCLTLNDKYYLDQNARTHEDAYRCLETLAENGAKSPLVYSELASLHLEAVNDHYAYPPDATIEKAMTFAHRAVQMGPTSPYAHRSYGYINSRLGNADEALRWMRKAYDLNRYDLAMAAAYGYGLIFAGRYAEGTPILAQAVDASSGHPTWWDFGLFAGELMLGDTNKAAIASSSLRTTATKSHYLAARLIGAKIAGRDNLARRLLDELTAKFPKFAANPRATFIDRKYPADLTERLVGALRAAGLGSAG; encoded by the coding sequence TTGCAGCATGCCACGCCTGCCGCCCCCGCAGTGCGCGAAACATTGGAGCGACTGCTTGCCAGCGAAACGTTCGGAAGATCCGAACGGGCACGCAAGCTGCTGCGTTATCTTGTCGAGCGCGAACAGGCAGGCGAAGCCGACAGGCTCAAGGGCTTTTCTATCGCCATGGATGTCTTCGGCAAGGATGGCGATTTCGATCCTTCGACCGATGCGGTGGTGCGGGTTCAGGCCGGCCGGCTGCGCGACTTGCTGCAGCAATATTTCGCCAATGAAGGTGTTGCCGAGCCTGTCCGCATAGCCATTCCGCGCGGCGGCTATGTCCCGGCCTATGAGCTCAACGCAATCCGCTTGCCGGAGACGTCCCAACCCGCCATCCAGAACGGAGCGGCGGCGGCTCCATCGGCGCAACGCGGCACCGCCGAAAGTGCCATTCCGGCCGCTACTTTGCCGGCACCGATGGTCGCGCCGGCGCCGTCGGTGGCACGTCACCTCGGATTCTTCTGGATGGCGATCGCCGTCGTCATCGCCATGCTCGGCGTTTTGATCCTGCGTCAGGGCGGCGGTGCGCTGTTGGCAGGCGGCGACCTTGCGGCCACGCTCGAGACCGCGGGCCTGACCGACAGCGTCGCGTCGTCCCCCGCCAGCGAGGCCTTGCCGCTCGTCTACATCGCCGTCAAGGCCAGTGGCACGGATGCCAGCCGTGTCGCCGCATCGCTGCGCGCCGGCTTGAGCAGCTTCGATACGATCGACTTCATCGGTCGCAACACGGTCGACACGACCGATCCGGCCACCAATGCCACGAGCTTCATCTTCGATATTCTGCCTGGGCCGGATACGGGAGACATCACGATCGAACTGCAGAGCGTGGCGACCGGACGGGTGCTTTTGTCGCGCAATCTGACCGCCGCCGACAGCGCACCGACCGCCGTCGAGAACAGTATAGCCGGCATCTTGACGTCCGCTCTCCCTGCTTCCGGCACGATCTACGGCTATCTCGAACAAAGCGGCATTCAGACCGCCCTCACGCAGTGCCTGACGCTCAACGACAAATATTATCTCGACCAGAACGCGAGGACCCACGAGGACGCCTATCGCTGCCTCGAAACCCTCGCCGAAAACGGTGCCAAGTCACCGCTGGTCTATTCGGAACTCGCCTCGCTCCACCTGGAGGCCGTGAATGACCACTACGCCTATCCGCCGGATGCCACCATCGAGAAGGCGATGACATTCGCCCACCGCGCCGTGCAGATGGGACCGACCAGCCCTTATGCGCATCGCTCTTACGGCTACATCAATTCCCGTCTTGGCAATGCCGACGAGGCGCTGCGCTGGATGCGCAAGGCCTATGACCTCAATCGCTACGATCTCGCCATGGCCGCCGCTTATGGCTACGGTCTGATTTTCGCCGGCCGGTATGCCGAGGGGACGCCGATCCTGGCCCAGGCGGTGGATGCCTCCAGCGGCCATCCGACATGGTGGGATTTTGGACTTTTCGCCGGCGAACTTATGCTTGGCGACACGAACAAGGCCGCGATCGCCAGTTCTTCTCTCAGAACAACCGCAACGAAGTCGCACTATCTTGCCGCCCGGCTGATCGGCGCCAAGATCGCCGGTCGGGACAATCTGGCGCGCAGGCTGCTCGACGAACTGACCGCCAAATTTCCGAAATTCGCCGCCAACCCGCGCGCGACCTTCATAGACCGAAAATATCCGGCCGATCTGACCGAGCGCTTGGTCGGCGCGTTACGCGCCGCCGGACTCGGCAGCGCAGGCTAA
- a CDS encoding metallophosphoesterase family protein: protein MFRLAHISDVHLGPLPDVSYRDLASKRVLGYVNWQRNRRRHMHDAVIDAIVADIKAQNPDHLAVTGDLVNLALDGEIEMAKHWLETLGPPHDVSVVPGNHDAYVPGAFDKICRSWAAWMSGDGVNTPVDRNAFPYVRVRGNVALIGVSTARATAPFMANGFFMEGQAERLGKILESTAKQGLFRVIMIHHPPVRGAVSQHKRLFGIARFHKIIRRHGAELVLHGHSHLPSLFQIGLRGVKVPVVGVAAAGQAPGGKQPAAQYNLFEIDGEKGDWRIRLTRRGLTGPSIPPSDLQTLELGVEAGEAMAAS, encoded by the coding sequence ATGTTCAGGCTCGCGCATATTTCCGATGTCCATCTGGGGCCGCTCCCCGATGTATCCTATCGCGATCTCGCGTCCAAGCGCGTGCTCGGCTACGTCAACTGGCAGCGCAATCGCCGCCGCCACATGCACGATGCCGTCATCGACGCCATCGTCGCCGACATCAAGGCGCAAAACCCGGACCATCTCGCCGTCACCGGCGACCTCGTCAACCTGGCGCTCGACGGCGAGATCGAGATGGCCAAACACTGGCTCGAGACGCTGGGGCCGCCGCATGACGTTTCGGTCGTGCCGGGAAACCATGATGCCTATGTGCCCGGTGCCTTCGACAAGATCTGCCGGTCGTGGGCGGCGTGGATGAGCGGCGACGGTGTCAACACGCCGGTCGATCGCAATGCCTTTCCGTATGTGCGCGTGCGCGGCAATGTCGCGCTGATCGGCGTCTCGACGGCGCGCGCCACGGCGCCCTTCATGGCCAATGGCTTCTTCATGGAGGGGCAGGCGGAGCGGCTCGGCAAGATCCTCGAGAGCACGGCGAAGCAAGGGCTGTTCCGCGTGATCATGATCCATCACCCGCCGGTGCGGGGCGCCGTTTCCCAGCACAAGCGGCTGTTCGGCATCGCCCGCTTCCACAAGATCATCCGTCGCCATGGCGCCGAGCTTGTTCTGCACGGCCATTCGCATCTGCCGTCGCTGTTCCAGATCGGGCTTCGCGGTGTAAAGGTCCCAGTCGTCGGCGTCGCCGCCGCCGGCCAGGCGCCGGGCGGCAAACAACCCGCCGCGCAGTACAATCTGTTCGAGATTGACGGCGAAAAGGGGGACTGGCGCATCCGGCTGACGCGGCGCGGCCTGACCGGACCGTCCATACCGCCTTCCGACCTGCAGACCCTGGAACTCGGTGTCGAAGCCGGCGAGGCTATGGCCGCCAGTTGA